The Desulfobacterales bacterium sequence CTACCGAAGCATCCAACTGGGAGACCTGCTGATGCCATACATCCCCAGATCACCTGAAATTATACTGACCAACAGCCCGGCTGATATCAGAGGAAACATTATCGGATTTGATGAAAACAATTCGCTTTCCGGGGACAACATGATCGCCTTCATTGATAAAGGCGAAAATGACGGGATAAAGCCCGGCCAGACGTACTCGATATACGAGCAGCAAAACTTCCGGATCGACTCGAAATCAAAGGACGATGCAGTGCTTCCCCCTGTGAATTTTGGTAAAATTCTGGTGCTGTTGACACAGCCGACGACATCTACGGTGTTGATTACGTATGCGAAAAAAAGTGTTGTTGATGGGGCTGCTGTTCGGTCTGCTTGCTTGGAATAAAGGCTATTGAACAGAAGTAATGATAGAGTGGGTGGAAACCTATGGTTTTGGGATGAGACAGATGAATACAACAATAAGAAAGAGCCCCCCGGAAATGGGGCTCTTTTTTATTAAGCTTCAGTGATGTCCGGTTAGGTTTTTGCATGTGCGAATAATTTTTCGGGTTCTTTGAAAATTTTATCATCAACCTGTGCATGAGTGCCGTACAATTCATTACGGATTGAGAAGCGAAGTTCCCGGACTTTTTTAATGGAGACAGGCTCGTTGAAATTTGTCCGGCAGTATATAGCCATTAGCAGGTATGTGATCAATCCGCCTTACAAAAAACAAATACCCGGGAGAAAAAATGGGGCGTTGCGGTGGGGCGTTGCGGGTTTATAAATCATTTGTGTGAAAGATCCGATCATACGGTCAAAGAGCGTAACATAATTGCTTCCGAAGAAACGGTTGAACTCCGTGAGCATCAATCTCCTTACAACGCTGTTTTTGACCCTAAAACCGCAACGCTAAGACCGGAAAACATGTGTTATTGGAATGTATTTGTTGTAATATCAATAAAATAGCTTGGTCCGACCCCGGACACCCCGGTCCGACCCCGGACAAAACGAACGGATAAACACTTATTTCACTATTGTGGGCTCCCATACAGGAACCTTCTCGAAAAAGGAATACTTGCGAAGATCGTTTCTGGTTTCTACGGTGTTTGGCAATTGGTAAATTTCCCTTGCCTTTATGGTTCCGTTCGGGAGTTCAAATCCCCGTATGAAAACTTTCTGCCCCATCCTGAAAGATCCGAGAGACGTTTTTTCTCCGTCGGAGTTTTTTAACATGGTCTTGAATCGGTTTCTTCCCTTTCGGAAGTCTGCCAGTTCAATAAATTTTTCGCCGGCTATCAGATAATTATTCTGCGGATTTACTTCCATAATAGTGCTTTGAAGCTCGAAAAAGTCAAGATCTGCCGATTTGTCTATCTCAAAACTGTTGTCTGCGGATACGACTTGCACAGAGATTATGGAGGCAGACAATACAACACACAAGACAGCAAACATTATGCTAAGCGTTCGTAAATTCATATAAATTTCCTTTATTAATAGATGACCAGTTAGCGAATGTCCCGCCAGAAAAATACGTTAATATTCGCTGTTACCGTCGGATCTTCCGTGCTCACCCCGCCTTCGACGCCAATGTAAATTTTGGGTCCGCCCTCAAGCACAGCGATAACGGGTGCGGTAGGAATGGCGGTGCCGATTTCCTTTGAGCGGTCATCTTTACTGTACTCTACGATATTTCCATCCGCGTCGGTCTCGGGATCACTGCTGTAGTCATTTACAGAGCCTCCGGTAAGATAATTTACCGCGTAGAGACGTGCCGTGCCCCGGGCCGTCGGAGCCCCGCATGGATCATCCGGGTCACCACCACCCGCTTCGGAAGCAGGCGTATAGGTGGTGAAATAGACAACGCCGGCAAAGACCGTTGGAGAGGCTGTCACCTTTTCCCCCGTGTGTTCCAACCGTATGTACCAGCCCTTGGAAGCGGCAAGCTCATTGGCAGCCTGTATTTTCTGTTCAGCGGTCCCCATCTGTATCAAGTCGTCGGTAACATCAACCAGGTCGGATTCCTTTATAGTTGTGAAGGTTCCGCTTGCCTCCCAATCGTTCTTTATGGAGTACATCCTGTTTACCACACCTGTCTCTCCGGGATCCGCGCGGTCCCCTGTCCCGAAGAATATGATCTCACCAAAACGTTCTTTTACACCATCAGGCGCGGAGAAGATTTTTTTCCTTTTACCATCCGTCACTTGGGCGGAAAAGAGCTTTCTGCCGGACCACGTGCCACTCTTGTCATTGTCTTCAAAGGCGAACATATTGCCTCCAAGGTCGCCCGCGTACACGCTGTTGACTATGCCATCCGAATCGGTGTCAAGCCCGGATACAGCCACGATGCAGTGTGTCATTGATGCATCAGTACCTGCATTAATGTTCAGACTGCTGAGGGCACCCGTGGAAGTATTTATTGCGAAGACTGCTCGTCCTTTAGTATCGGAAGATTCGGGTGTCGCTACGTCCTGATTTGTGTCGTATCCGCCTGCCATCAGGAATACACTTTCCGATGAATCGGCTGAGGTTTTTACGGTGCATATTTGAGGTTTGCACCAGGATTGTCCGAGGGTTTCTCCTCCCAATATATCCGGGTTTATCGTGTACAGGTAGGATGGAGCGGAAACCGATGTTACATCGAGGGCATAATAGTGGTCTCCCCCCCTCCGTTCTCCAAAAAACAGTACTTTCTGACTGCTTCCATTATATACCACCGGCGCGCCGTCAACAAAATAGTCGTGATCGTCATTGGAAAGCAGCGTTAAACGCGAGAGTTGCTCGGGGGGTATGAAACCCCACAGCTCGCTACCGTCAGAGTCATCGAAACAGTGCATCATCCCATCATTGCTCCCCACGAATATGAAAGAGCTTGTTGAAGTGTAATGAACAACTGCGGGTTCTGAATGGAGGATGTCTCCCAGCATCCAGGTACTGCCGTAGCCGAAGATATCACTGATCAGGCTCTCTCTGTCAGAATCGCCGGTTACGTCTAATACGGAATTGGTAATCAATGCATTATCTGCTGAAAACACATTATCATCGTCGGCAAGAGAGGATTGGGTGCCC is a genomic window containing:
- a CDS encoding PilC/PilY family type IV pilus protein — translated: MKRTLFIIIIMAVMLFISPGMLTADDTEIYGTVTLSVQPNVLIIFDNSGSMDTVDVGGELYDPAIEYVGSYTTDSVYVKEQINRRWVWSLFADDVDELECESVRDELLENGYANEVRIRGASPYDCDRSWSRKTLRLGNFRNYDASGVGDASSRISVAKEVVKTLINDTENVRFGLMVFNDFYNIGYYDSDADGGRIVNECGTDKSTLTTSINNINANTWTPLAETLAEAGLYFAGAQSWFNAGTTYTTPMEERCQKNYIILMTDGEPARDDDPKLASETYINGDTIGDYDGDGKDPGDYEDPKGTDYLDDVAKYLYENDCNPTLGTGTSFEKQNIIIYTIGFKTDQPLLQDTAENGGGEYYTANSISGLSEAFEAIMSNIAEVNATFVSPVVPVSRMNRTYAGDRIYLGFFKPQQSGAWFGNLKKYGLDSQGELLDANGVLATTSTGTIKDNARSYWSTSPDGPNVISGGIGDVLLDQTSRNIYTYMGTQSSLADDDNVFSADNALITNSVLDVTGDSDRESLISDIFGYGSTWMLGDILHSEPAVVHYTSTSSFIFVGSNDGMMHCFDDSDGSELWGFIPPEQLSRLTLLSNDDHDYFVDGAPVVYNGSSQKVLFFGERRGGDHYYALDVTSVSAPSYLYTINPDILGGETLGQSWCKPQICTVKTSADSSESVFLMAGGYDTNQDVATPESSDTKGRAVFAINTSTGALSSLNINAGTDASMTHCIVAVSGLDTDSDGIVNSVYAGDLGGNMFAFEDNDKSGTWSGRKLFSAQVTDGKRKKIFSAPDGVKERFGEIIFFGTGDRADPGETGVVNRMYSIKNDWEASGTFTTIKESDLVDVTDDLIQMGTAEQKIQAANELAASKGWYIRLEHTGEKVTASPTVFAGVVYFTTYTPASEAGGGDPDDPCGAPTARGTARLYAVNYLTGGSVNDYSSDPETDADGNIVEYSKDDRSKEIGTAIPTAPVIAVLEGGPKIYIGVEGGVSTEDPTVTANINVFFWRDIR